The Phycodurus eques isolate BA_2022a chromosome 5, UOR_Pequ_1.1, whole genome shotgun sequence DNA segment GGTATCGAAATCCATTTTCAGTAACCGTGCTCTccaacaaagaaacaaataaggaggaggaggaaactATGACACATTAACACAGAATTACACACCATGATTGATCTGAGCCCACGAGCTCCGGTTTTTCTCTCCAGGGCCATGCGAGCAATGGCCTTCAAGGCATCTTGGGTTACGTTGAGTTCACACTgaaatccaaaacatttttttaagctttaaaaaaataaataataataatgacaaagctgttcatttactgcaaaataaaatgagttCAAAGCAGCAGGTAGGCACACTTACTTTATCCATGCTGAACAGAGCCTGGTACTGTGGCACCACAGCATTGCGCGGCTCCGTCAAAATGCGGACTAGTGTTTCTTCATCCAGGCTGTGGAGCGGAACCACCACAGGAAGACGGCCCACGAACTCCGGGATCATTCCAAAGTCAATCAGGTCTCTGGCCTCGACGTGCTTCAGCAGCCGGTCCTTCTCCTCGATCTCCGCCACCGTGTCCGTCTCACCGCTAGTGTTGGCCAGGTCCGCTGCAGCTGCCGCACGGCGCCCTTTCCCCAGATTGGATGGGGTTCCAAAACCTAAATACTGTATGGAATGGACAATGATTAAAGCAGAAGCACAAAAAGATGAACAGACCCGATGTCTGCGGAAAGGCATGTAAAAATTACCTTCTCGTTCTTTCTTCTGCTTATGATTCTGTCAAGTCCATTGAAAGCACCGGAGGCAACAAATAGGATatttgttgtgtccacctgcaCCGTCTCTCCTCTGAGCTTCCTGGAGTTTTTCTCAGGAACATTGACAATTGTACCCTCTAAGAGTTTAAGCAGCCCCTGACGGGAAGACAAAAATGCCAAATCAGCGAAAACTTGTACAGGACAAGAAGAGAGCGAAAACTGCTGCTTCTTAATGTTGAAGACTCATTTAACAATTCTTCCAGAACAGGACTTGAAATTCTGACCTGCTGGACTCCCTCTCCTCCCACATCTCTCAGTTGATGGATGCCAGGCACGCTGCCGATCTTGTCCACCTCATCCAGAAACACAATACCTGCATATAAAGACATTCAAGTTGGTCAACGCTCTATCCatgtaaataatttttctgtAACAACCCAATACTGCTATCGGAGTTCAAAATACTGAGATATAAATCACAATTAACCTGTCTGGCTAAAACATAAGGTACACctcacaatccatccatcctctacAGGACTTGTCTTCATTACTttacaaacaactattcacactctcattcaattaaacatggatgcacattttttaaatgtttgaagaaGCCGCAGTACCCAGAGAGCCACCACGAgagcacggggaaaacatgcaaactccttaGGAAGGTCTGAGCCAAGGTTAGAAACCAGTTGTGCAATTATATGTAACTGTAATTAGAATTTTAGAGCCTCTCAAGTGAGATGCAGGCATGCTATCCACTAGTCCAGCCTGTCGCTTCCATTGGAGGAGCTTTTTGGCGTCACTGCGTCAATGCTACCGAATAGAACAATTTTCTATCCGATAACGCGACGCTGAGCGTCAGACGCCCCCTGCTTTGACGTGAAACTCGGCGTCTCGTCAAAACACGCTGATGCCCCTCagcacacacaatgaatgggaaagcgAAGGGCGTCAGAAGCTTTGGAAAGTGAAGTGTGAAAGAGCACTTAAAGCTGTGCTATCCATAAACATAGCAAGTATTTTGTCAACTCGTTAGGTTGTGGGTGTTGGAATGTGTGCCTCCTTTCCCCAAGCCCAACCACCTTGCTGTGCTTTCTCCACAGAGTAGTTGGCATCTTGCAGCAGTTTGGCAATAACCGACTCGATGTCTTCTCCCACATAACCGGCTTGAGTCAGTGTGGTGCAGTCACATATCGCGAAGGGAACATCCAGACAGCGAGCCAGAGTCTGTGCCAACAATGTTTTCCCTGTGAAAACATCGACATTAACATGAGTACATCTAAGTTTTTCTTCGTCTGTGAATAAGGTTGGCCCGCTTTGCAGTCAGCAATCTGAAATACTGTACGACAAGAACAACATTACGGTTGTGAGCATACAGTACCTGAGCCAGTTGGACCAAGAAGTATGATATTGCTCTTCTCCAGTTTAATGTCAACATGTGTGGAGTCCAGGACCTCCCCACCCCTTCTCTCTTGGGGTGCCTGCTGGCTGCTCTGCTGCTGCATGGAGGCTCCCAGAGCGTTGCCATGGGGGCTGATCCCTGCGATCTGCAGTAGCTCTgcaaccacaaaacaaaatgtgctcgTTAGATTTAATGACTGTGAAATTTCTTCTGTAAAATGGAGTAAatcaaacaacaataacaagctTGAAGCCTTCCAATTAAGCCACAAGGTGGACtccaaaataaaactgaaatgggTCATTGCTTCATTCATTCAGAGCAGGAACAGCTTTGGTAAAGAGGCTAAAAATACACAACAGAATCGCTGCCAGCGTGGATTTGTAAAATGAGCAGGGCAGCATTGTAAATAGCAAAGTACAGATGTGACTGGAGGTCAGTGGGATACTTTATCTAATTGTCGGCACAGTTTTGATATCTTATCCGAGGGAGGTCAAGCCACAAAGTGCATACCAGCTGTTATATAATTTAACACTGTTAGAAGTGGACTGCTAGTATACTCACACTTTTATCTACAAATGCTTACCAGATTTCGTCATATAGTAATGATCACTGTAATAAACCTGATTAATTataatatttaatgtaatttacaTCACATTACTGTGTATTCTACAGAAGCgcattgcattcacttggaattTTCACTTGTAATTCCtttgatggcttttttttttttctgtttttttctgactaatttttttctgagttatcaGGACGCATCGAACTCACATGAGAACCTCCGAACTGCAAGCGACACTTTGCGGACTGGGTAGAGTAAGCAACGTGACcggcttatttagtttgatcaagttttattttgagacactgggagatactcctgtctttgagtcacatagatggtattcattagaaaaaaaaaattgtcagaaaaacaggggggCGGggaattactcagaaaaactggaaaaaaattactcacaaaaacagggggaaaaaatactcaCAAaaacagaggggggggggggaattagacagaaaaactgagatAAATAATTAGTCTGAAAaacagaaagacaaacaaagccctttaaaaaaattactcagaaaaacgtgttttttttgttttgttttttaatctaagTGAATGCAATATGGTTCCATAGAATTCAACCGTggtggtaaataaataaatatataacaacTCATTCTatactattattataaaaaGGAATTTCAACAAATAAATGACTTCTCTAATAAACACCTTAGCTCTATAAATGACTCATACTCAGAGTAAATGAAAGCTTTTCGCCACTATTAGAGAAATATGTCTGCGTAATGCTCAGTGTCGTATGTGCTGTGATTCAATACATCTACAACatgcaaaatattattattattattttgcgtCTGCACTAGTGTTTTGTTTATTCTTCTTAAGACAAAGGATGagtattttacagttttattaTCTAGATCAGTGGCTCtcaactgggcggcacggtgaacgactggttagcatgtctgcctcacggttctgaggtccggggttcaatccccggccccgcctgtgtggagtttgcatattctccccgtgcctccgtgggttttctccgggtactccggtttccctccacatccccaaaacaggcatggtaggttaattgaagactctaaattgcccgtaggtgtgaatgtgagtgcgaatggttgtttggttatatgtgccctgcgattgccgaccgataggctacagcacacccgcaacccaagtgaggagaagcactaCTGAAATTGGACAGATGGATCTCAACTATTGTCACCCTGACACCCACATTTTCTAATTGTCGCTAAATTCAGACCCGCTTTCATAAATGtagagcaaaataaaataaaacatatggaTAGGATACTTATAAACATAAAAAGCTCACATGTTCAAAGTAACTTTCAGAGCATCTTATTAAGGAATGGAGGAAGAACATGACAACTgcatggacaaaaataaataaaagtcagtatcataaataaagtaaatatttttatgaaaaacacatcTACACCATGgatacaaaacacatttttttaactacttgtCCATGACCCACTTTTAGGTCCCGACCAAccatttgagaatcactgatttagTCAATTGTGCCATGTTGCTCAGCTATGAGCTCTATGCTGCTTCAAGATGTAAATGTACCTACAGTAgaatacatttgctttttcaTAAGGAACAGTTATTGTgaaatattgattttaaaatatcACTATTCATTTCCAACTCTATCATTCTGTTACTGGACAGGCGTGAAAAAATCTGGTCTGTAAATTTTGGCATTTGTACAATATATGGCAATAAAAGAGCAAAGAAATACAAGCTACACGCTGGAAAGAAATAATGATGGCGCCCCGATCACTTACTTGTGAATCTGTATTCATCCTCTCGTCTTCTCATCTCTAGCTCTACAGGGAGAGGATCAAAGTGCTCACATCAATATTATAATTAGCACTACAAACACTAGCAACACAGTGCATTCAATGCAGTTCATACTGTGTGACATCATTATTGAACAAATGCCAAACCATACAGccaaaaaatatgcaaagtTACGCAAGGACATCATATGTCCGTTTTTACAAGTAGGTGGCTCTTAACCCCACCTCATCTGCTAAGCAACTAATTGACTTTAAATCTGACCTTTAAATCTCCGATTCATTAGGTCTTCAGTTCCTTAAATACAAAACTTACAAAAGAAATATTACATGAGTAAAAATGCAGTACTGACCCCGAGGTGTCAGAGAGGGTTGTTTTTCCACCTCTACCTGCTGGCGACTGCCAGCGGGGATGTTGTTGTAGATGCGCTTGTAGTGATTGTACACAGCCACAGCCAACACCTTCTTAGCATATGACTGGCCCACAACATACTTGTCAAGGTAAGCATATATCTGGGGCGTGGGGAGGGTCAATTAGTATTAATGTAAAAtacaagttttaaaaatgtggatGGAACGGCGTTCATATCATTTGCTTGTTTCTCACCTTTTTAGGAGGAGGGGGAGGTTTCTGTGCAAATGCCAGTTTTACAGCCTCCGCAGCAGACTCGGCCTCTTTGTTCAGTCCCTTCTTGGAGTCAGTCTCAGACAAAACCACAAAGAAGTGGTggcatttttcacatttgacaAAACGTGTTGATGCTTAAAGAAAGAGACAACCAGACAATTGGACAATTTAGACAAAACCAATTTAAAAACTTGAAAGCTTAAAAAATATAGAGATTTtgtaaataattcaataataaataGAAAGTGTGATACTTATGTGCACAATCTAATGGCATCCAATATAATATAAGGTTTTTCTTTGGAGAGTAGTTTAACAAGACGTTTGtggtgtgtttagttttaacatGGGAActataaatgtacagtacatcgaCTGCTAAACAGCGCAATGCAggttatttaagattgtcagccATGATTTTTGTTTACTCTTAACTGGAACGCTCTGAGGTCCGACCTCGGAAATTCATGCGGTGTAATTATCCTACTTCCAAGAAGTCTGGAATGCAGCAATAGATCATTGACACATATCAGTTTTTTGAGTCACTTGCtgaaaaattataaattatacAGCGGTGCGGAAATATTGCATGGACACAAactgatttttcaaatgtaatggattcaaatttttgtattttgagcGTCAGGTTATGGATACTTCTCTTGCCAAGCCCCTCCTCCAAACTTGTCAGCTTGTGCTATTGTCATGTTTACttacaaacaaatgtttccaCATGTGTGCAGGGGTCTCCACATTTGGGGCATCGGAGCTGACTGCCGCCCTTGCCAGATCCTCCAGAACCCGAGGCCCTCTTCGCCTCACTGATGCTTTTCTGTGTAAACATGATATCAAGTtactttacattacattactacCATCTCCAACCATGTGCAAAGCTGAGGGCCATAACCATGTTCAATAAGTGTTTCCAGAAGATTACCTTTGCACCATCGCTGCCGCTGTCCTTTGTGGTGCCATCTTTGGAGGCAAAGCAGGCGGCTGTCTCGGAAAATGATCGCACCCGCACAGGGGGAGGTAGATGAGCGTCCCTGGAACCATGACGACTCAGAGAATAAAACTGCAACCGAGAGCAGGACAATCCTGGAGTGGAGACAGCAACAGACCCTTTGActcaaaatgttcaataaaagtTAAACAACACTAGTCAAAGAGCTATAggagatacaaaaaaataaatcaaagtatttcatttgtgtaaaattattaccggtagtgtttttgttttttttctggttctaGCTAAAGGTAAATGAATAACACCAAACGtgatttgtattatttgccACTGTAGGTCTAAGCAAGTTATATATTATACTGACACATTGCTTATCATTGTACTATTTGTATATGGAAAAAATGCATCACATTTTGTGAGCTATTACAGCTGCAGTGCACTTTGACAGAGAAACTCAAACTCAAGGTCCGCAGGCCTGATCTGGCCCTCCACATCACTacggctacgttcacactgcagggcataaTGCCCAATTTGCACATTTTGTTCATtctgatctttttatgtagtcttTCACACTGGAAAAACAAATGAGACTTTTACTGTGGACGGAATGCGTCAGTGACATCACACGCATGTACACAACTGCGAGACGGCCTGTTGACAGAAGTAAATGCGGCCCCCCACATTTGTTGCAATTTCAATGATTTTGTGCAACcgaagccaacattttcttatatttatcatttCCAAAGCATTTTCAATCTGACTTTTTTCTGCCATTTGCTTTTGTCACATCggttttgtcgaacaattgtgatgttggtcgccttttgatgacgtgTAGGTTAGATAAGCGCGCCCTGAGCGTACATATTGATATAAACATCAGAGGATGGGGCAATTATTAGCGTTCCCACATAACATATTTGATGAGGTAACGGACAAGAATGCCTTACACTATAGCCACACACCTAGGCAGGTAACAAACACAACGCAGTGCAGCTTCCAGCTAGCAAGACGTGATGGCTAGCCATACGTTTGAAAAAAGAAACGAAACTTCAAGCGGCATTTGAATAGCCTCTCCAGCCTTTTCAGGTGGAGCCGAAGCATTAACAAATGCCATTATTAGTGATTGAACAGGATAATAATTTgcactgttcaaactgttattATTGCACTCGTCTGCATTGCTCATTTCCTTAAAAAACAAACCGTTGATGttccaattttcaaaaaaagatttgaCCTGCTGGTAACAAACCTAACTGAAATAACACCAACAATGAAAATAGTCAATTTTGCCAGTCCTGTATGCTAGTGCTGAGGCAATTGATTTAAATGGAATCCCAACCACTGTAGCAAATGAATGTGCCGTGAGAGATTacgtgtgccgtgggaaattatctaATATCACTTACatgttcaaaaatgtatttggatacaaataatttatatttgttcatctatctatgctagtgatgtatagtgacaggcagatcAATCTGTTAATTTTAATGTTATAAACCTGTTGCAAATCATACAAGAATAGCTTTGAGTTGAATTAAATAGAACCAGTTTGCACAATAAGTGTATTTGCAAGTAAATTGACAAGATCATCACTTTTATTTCAGTGTGAGTACatgactttttgtgacattttttgtttagtggtgtgTCATGAGAATTTTGTAATGTAACATATGTACCTTGGCTAGCAGTGCATCATTACATTCACTCAAGTAACTTGTTGAataaattgtacttaaaagtagTTTCAATTGATgcattgttattttataaaatatcttattttaattcaaattctATTGTTGAGCAGGGTAATATCTGAATTTTCTCATTTGAAATTCAAAACTTTGTCAATGTGACATTCATGCCGattaaaaaagctaaattacaaATCAGACGTTCGTCACCAGTTAGAGTAGTTCCTTTTTCCCTGAATATTTTCTCGATTACTGGGAGAACTACTTCTTACTTTCACATAaggtcatattattctaaagtaatagcACTTTTATTTGAGGGCAATGTTTGGCTCTCTCCTCTCCCCACTTCTGGCCTTGGCTCGATAAAGGTTGGGTAAACACTAGGAGGACGCAACAGTGAGTAAGTATATGATCATCGCGTTGTGGGTTACGTGTCGTCACAAAGTTAAATAACGAAACACAAAGTTAAATAACGAAACACTTTCAGGAATCCACATGCCACAATGTGGCAGTTAATCAAAATCGTTTCGCCTGTCAAACGCGTTGCTAAGGGGGTTGAGGACGCTTTTGGTCTGCATGACATGTCACAACAAAGTGTCATCTGGGTTAGCGTGAGACCTACTTTTTAGCTGCAATTTAGCAAAACAACAATGTCATGGAGCTTTATCCACTGCCTTCCTTACCTCGATGAGCTGAATTCAGGAACAACCTTGCAGCCGAGGTACACGGACAGGACATACCTCCTCTTTTGTGTCAAAATCCTGAAagcacagttttgtttttttatttaaaaaaaaaaaaaaaaaaacacgatacGGTTAAATAATCAGTGTGCTCTCTTCGGAGAGCAGCAAGCCGAGTGCGTGCAGCGCTCAACCATTTCATAACTACAGCGTCACAGTTAGCACTGAGCACGCTAGGTCATTGGCTAATTAAACGATGGTAGCTTCTGTGTTTTGTTACTTTTAACAACGCGAAACACCAAGACTAACTGCAACATTACCTTTGAATATAGTCGCACACGCAAACCTACAAAAAAAGGGACTAAATATAGTGATAAGAAACGTAGCTATGCTAGGTTATGTGACCAGGTAACCGCTAACTAGCATAGGCTAGGGCCAGGCCAGCGTCACATTGCATTTGTCCCTCATCTAATGACTGGTTTGAAAGCTAAATGTGGCGAAGTTAACGCTAACAAGCGTAACCGACACAACAACACTACAAATGCCATTTCTGGTTGTACTCACGGAGAACGATGAAACCAGCTGCAATCTTGACAGCTCCCTTGCTCCAAATAGAAAGTGCTTTAACTAATTCTCAGTCTCCGTTCAATGTGACAGGTCCACCTAAGTTGACATTGTAATATCGCAATGGCGGTCGCATGAAATGGAAAGCGTGGGCTTCTTCGAGCCACTGCTTCCCTACCAGGTGTGATGTAAGAGTGGTTATGTAGTAGGTCGGTTACCCGACGgactagctagttagctagttagctagAAAGCTAGCTCGCTGCACGTAGGCGTGATTTCGCTGTGGAGTAACATGGAGGCTTGGTTATGCAGTCAACCCCCATCCACTTGTTTTGAGATCTACAACGCTTGCTCAACTGCAGAGGAGGAGGTGTTCTTCTTCCAGTGAGGCCCAAAATAAACGCGATATTATGTGTATGTGGTGATTTTGTTGCTTTGACGCTAGAGGGCGACAACGTCTAACGTGACGACACTGCTTCAATGCCGCAAGACGCCCTGTCGGTCATTGGTCTGAGCACCTGTCAATCATAATCGCCAGCTTTTGGGCCCCCGTCTCCTTTCAGTCTCGGCAAGTTTAGTTTAGTTGAATTGTATTCCACACATGGTGAAGAATGTAACTAAGATCCATTTTAAGAATATAGCCAGTGTCTGTCCCGTTCTCTCTCAGGCTAACACAGAGGCGCTGATGCAAGCTTTTATCTCCTGTCCTTTACCAGTGgctctcaactgttgtcaccctcgACCCACTTTTCcagaaaatatatgaatatcatatcatattttatcatatcatattttttgcctttcagaataccttgataaactgaggaTCAACATAACTGCACGTACAAAAATGTATATCTTGGCactgatctcttctttttatgaaagtgcaacattaatagtttgttttctttttaggaaatgacggctgcagaccaaagcaactgcaacagtttttaccagtctgaattattatgctatgtttggcatttgaacaggggtgtgtagactttttatctcCACTTTATGTGTGTCTCATATACGCAGTATATAGGTAccagtatattttatgaatggcaACCTGCAtaaacaggttaattgtaccgtCTGCTATTTGGTGAAAGAGCATGTCATTGTCCTGCCTGTCACTACACGttgctggcataaatagattgccaaagatacattatttgtagtaaattaataataatttttggaccaaCTGGGAATTACTGTTTTAAAGAGTTGAACTTCAAAACTTGTTAACTCCTACTATTGCTTttttctaaattgcccttaattTCTGCCTGTAGACAAAATcactgtgatatatatatatatatatatatatatatatatatatatatatatatataaatatatatatatatatatatatttatttattttttgagatAGGTGGTCCAGGAAGACTttaaaaattcatccatcctttttctgagccgcttctcctcacaagggtcgcgggcgtgctggagcctatcccagctatcatcgagcaggaggcggggtagaccctgaactggtcgaccagccaatcgcagggcacatagaaacaaacagccattcgcactcacattcacacctacgggcaatttagggtcttcaattaacctaccatccatgtttttgggatgtgggactttaaaaatgaataaataaattatatatgttCAAAAGTGTAGTACAAAATCGTCATAGTCttcaaatcaaagcaaataGACGATTAAATGTCAACTAAAACGTTTCGTGTTTAGAAGTAAaggtttattcaattaaatgaggATGGCACAGTCCCATTCGTGCAGATTCCCGTGGTCTCCTTTCAGTCCTGCTTGTTATTTACTAATGGAATGTGCTGTTTACAATAATGTCGTAATTAGTATAAAAGCACAGAACtactgtacaaaaataaatatgttaaatgaatacctgtcTGATGCTGCCATGGGTTGTTGCTTCCAACTGGATGAGATTGATTTGTTCTACAGTCCTTGTCAAGCTTTGTATTTAATGAATGCACAAGTAAGAGTGTTCTAAAGAGCTCCAACTATCCATTCAGTCTCTAGCACAACAAGGACAATTTTCGGCCAACTTGGCAACCAAACACTTAAACACTGTATTGTGTTGATCAAGAGCATGCATTCATGGCCACCAAGCTTGAATGATGTCTCTTAACATCCacattaattttgttttccatttttctaGTTTACAATTTCAGCTATTATTTTTGGTCCTCCCTACACCGTGACAGCAGCATGGGCTGAATTATTGTTCATTATTCTCCTTTATTCTCCTTTTGGAACCGTTAAATCCTCGCTCCCTTTGACACAGGTCAGTCTGACCCAGCTAATTAAGTTCCCCTTGAAAAGACTCCTCACTCCAAAGACTTGGGAAGcaggctttctttctttcttcctttcaaACAAAACTCAATGTGA contains these protein-coding regions:
- the clpxb gene encoding ATP-dependent Clp protease ATP-binding subunit clpX-like, mitochondrial isoform X2, which produces MSCPCTSAARLFLNSAHRGLSCSRLQFYSLSRHGSRDAHLPPPVRVRSFSETAACFASKDGTTKDSGSDGAKKSISEAKRASGSGGSGKGGSQLRCPKCGDPCTHVETFVSSTRFVKCEKCHHFFVVLSETDSKKGLNKEAESAAEAVKLAFAQKPPPPPKKIYAYLDKYVVGQSYAKKVLAVAVYNHYKRIYNNIPAGSRQQVEVEKQPSLTPRELLQIAGISPHGNALGASMQQQSSQQAPQERRGGEVLDSTHVDIKLEKSNIILLGPTGSGKTLLAQTLARCLDVPFAICDCTTLTQAGYVGEDIESVIAKLLQDANYSVEKAQQGIVFLDEVDKIGSVPGIHQLRDVGGEGVQQGLLKLLEGTIVNVPEKNSRKLRGETVQVDTTNILFVASGAFNGLDRIISRRKNEKYLGFGTPSNLGKGRRAAAAADLANTSGETDTVAEIEEKDRLLKHVEARDLIDFGMIPEFVGRLPVVVPLHSLDEETLVRILTEPRNAVVPQYQALFSMDKCELNVTQDALKAIARMALERKTGARGLRSIMEKLLLEPMFEVPHSDIMAVELSKDVVQGKVQPRYIRAPAKEQAEEDYDSGIEEENWPRQADAANN
- the clpxb gene encoding ATP-dependent Clp protease ATP-binding subunit clpX-like, mitochondrial isoform X1 → MSCPCTSAARLFLNSAHRGLSCSRLQFYSLSRHGSRDAHLPPPVRVRSFSETAACFASKDGTTKDSGSDGAKKSISEAKRASGSGGSGKGGSQLRCPKCGDPCTHVETFVSSTRFVKCEKCHHFFVVLSETDSKKGLNKEAESAAEAVKLAFAQKPPPPPKKIYAYLDKYVVGQSYAKKVLAVAVYNHYKRIYNNIPAGSRQQVEVEKQPSLTPRELEMRRREDEYRFTKLLQIAGISPHGNALGASMQQQSSQQAPQERRGGEVLDSTHVDIKLEKSNIILLGPTGSGKTLLAQTLARCLDVPFAICDCTTLTQAGYVGEDIESVIAKLLQDANYSVEKAQQGIVFLDEVDKIGSVPGIHQLRDVGGEGVQQGLLKLLEGTIVNVPEKNSRKLRGETVQVDTTNILFVASGAFNGLDRIISRRKNEKYLGFGTPSNLGKGRRAAAAADLANTSGETDTVAEIEEKDRLLKHVEARDLIDFGMIPEFVGRLPVVVPLHSLDEETLVRILTEPRNAVVPQYQALFSMDKCELNVTQDALKAIARMALERKTGARGLRSIMEKLLLEPMFEVPHSDIMAVELSKDVVQGKVQPRYIRAPAKEQAEEDYDSGIEEENWPRQADAANN